The genomic stretch ATATCACCAGTATAACAACTATCAACAACCGCCGCCAGcaccaccagcaccaccaccacagcCCGGGAATGTGTTATTTGGTTATCAACAAGTAGCCCCACCTCAACAACCTGGGTCTACTGTCCAACAAATACCCGCTAACGCGCCACCGACCTTAGATCAAACTCAGCCGTTACTGTATACCCCTCAATTAGAGtaccaacaacagcagTATCCTcaaccaccactaccaccaccaccaccacaactacaactacaaaCATCACCTGGAATTCCAAAAGTTAATGACAATTTATCAAGACCATCACCAAATGAACAACATTTacaatttagaaaaatttggcctgatgaaaataatgaagCCAATTCAAAGCCAAGAAATCCGTCTTTGATGTTTGACCCATTGTTGAGGGTTAATTCTGAAGGTTCACCAAAAACACAACCAAATCACTCGgtatcattattaaataatgagGTTCGTCTGGAATCATCTACATCATCTAGCTCAACAACAGTAACATCGACTgcattaccaccaccttCAGCTATTGATCGTTCAGTGTCATTAGTTGGTGGTAGTCCGTTTGATTTGTCATCAAGAATGAACAATCAACAACTGTTTAATCGAACAccttcaatatcaacacCACCTACACAGAATGGAAGACTACCCAAAATATCTTCACCATTGATACCTTCTAACACAGAATCTCAATCTCCAACAATGGTAACTGGTACTGATAATGATGTTGGTGTTACTTCTAAAGGTTCTACAAGTATTATTTCGGTATCTAAAAAACCATCagtgttttcaaattcgTTACAGGAGCGATTACGGCCATCAATGTTTGAATATCATCcaattggtaataatttatcaaaagaTGTCCTTACAATACCTAAAATAAGcacaaattcaaattctgGATCAAGAACAACTTCTCAATCATCAATGTCATCAGCATCAGCTTTATCTTCCAagaaatcatcattatcatcaatttcttctactcatggtaatttatcaatattgaattcaaCCAACTATCGTAGTACTAGTgttggtggtagtggtagtggtcCATTTTCTACATCTACATCTACAAGTACAACGTCGCCAACATTATCTTCACTTCTACATCATCCTCAACATGAACCTCAAAATTCTACTATTGCTAATGGTACAAGCATTCGTTCACTGATTTCATCATctcaatcaatttcaagTCCACCattgacaacaacaacaacaacaactaccaCAGATCAACGACAATTGTCAAATTCGCCAATTTCTcggcaacaacaacaacaaccgaataataataccaataaAAAAGTATCGGTGACGTCATTATTGTTACCTAGTCATAGTCAAAGTCAAGGTTATGCACAACCGTTATATAAATCGTCAGTTATTGCCGAAGAAGAGAATAGTACCACTAGTAGTGGTGGGGGATATAGGTCTAAgagtgatgatgatactGATAATATGAATAAATGATGTTGTATAATATATAGAGTTTTATTGTAttagaatttttcaatataaaataaaaaaacgTATAGAGAGATAACTAAGAAATATGAACAAAGATTATAGAGGGAGAGATATaactttttaatttcttcaactaGCTGAATAAACGGGGTTAATGAACGGACATAAAAGTCCAGATATTCGTTATCCCCGTAGTTTCAATGAAATGCAATATTACATAGAATAATTTACGTATTCTATGCATTGGTTTTG from Candida albicans SC5314 chromosome 5, complete sequence encodes the following:
- the SFL2 gene encoding Sfl2p (Transcription factor involved in regulation of morphogenesis; required for filamentous growth, for virulence in RHE model but not in mice; induced upon RHE infection but C. dubliniensis ortholog is not; Spider biofilm induced), which gives rise to MSKKNPGDPRVKKNAFVHKLYTMLHDPALSHLIWWTNRNGEQNTFALCPGKEFADCLTQYFKHGNVASFVRQLHMYGFHKVSDPLPITYPPNGNNNNNNNNKEVPPVWEFKHSSGRFKRGDETSLVYIKRRSSSNHTSGSTIYAEPIYNPLLTNPYNQPQFMYQDYSMGPPVEVQQFYNYQNQPLMYYQQPPGQVPPPPPPSLPPHQQPEMALQYHQYNNYQQPPPAPPAPPPQPGNVLFGYQQVAPPQQPGSTVQQIPANAPPTLDQTQPLSYTPQLEYQQQQYPQPPLPPPPPQLQLQTSPGIPKVNDNLSRPSPNEQHLQFRKIWPDENNEANSKPRNPSLMFDPLLRVNSEGSPKTQPNHSVSLLNNEVRSESSTSSSSTTVTSTALPPPSAIDRSVSLVGGSPFDLSSRMNNQQSFNRTPSISTPPTQNGRLPKISSPLIPSNTESQSPTMVTGTDNDVGVTSKGSTSIISVSKKPSVFSNSLQERLRPSMFEYHPIGNNLSKDVLTIPKISTNSNSGSRTTSQSSMSSASALSSKKSSLSSISSTHGNLSILNSTNYRSTSVGGSGSGPFSTSTSTSTTSPTLSSLLHHPQHEPQNSTIANGTSIRSSISSSQSISSPPLTTTTTTTTTDQRQLSNSPISRQQQQQPNNNTNKKVSVTSLLLPSHSQSQGYAQPLYKSSVIAEEENSTTSSGGGYRSKSDDDTDNMNK